TAGTCAACCCCACTGTTTGCATTCGACTAAACAACCGCCCAAATTCCGATACAGCCTGATCTGGGTGTTGAATATAAGACAATGTACCCATGCCAGCATCAGCGATTTTTTCTAAAACTTTATCATTCCAATTGTCACCAAATCCCAATGTATTTAGAGTTAAATTATAGCTGGCGGCTAATTGGGCAAATTTCAAACAGCGATCGTTATCACCATGTTCATTTTCTCCATCAGTCAGTAAAAATGCTTGGGAAACTGTATCATGTTTACCCTTGGCTAACTCTTCAATTCCTAAGCGTAAACCCTCATCAATAGCAGTTCCCCCATCAGCTTTGAGTTGCATTATCTGTTTTTTAATATGTTGGCGATCGCTAATTAACTGATTTGGGACTAAAACTTTAGCCCGGTGGTCAAAAACAACTACACTGAGGCGATATTCAGGAGTGAGACGATCTACCAATAAACAAGCGGCATTTTTCACAGTTTCTAGGGATTTTCCCATCATTGAACCGCTATGATCGAGAATCAAGCATAAGTTCAAGGGTACAGTCCGATCTATTGTTTCACCACTAGCAGAAACAGAAACTACTAATTGACGTTGAGTGCTAGTTTGATTTGCATCTATACCAGCATCATTAAGCGCTAGTTGTAAATTAACTTTCATAATTTCAATTTCCTATCTAGTTTAGACAGATACAATTTTATAGATAACTTCAAACCGCATCCTCCATACTACGGAAAATAAGTTAATTTAGAGGCTGAGAGGATGTTTGAAAAGTATCAAAATTTATTTAGATCCCCCCAACCCCCTTAAAAAAGGGGGCTAAATTTCTTAAAGTCCCCCTTATTAAGGGGGATTTAGGGGGATCTACAGGTGTTATATACCACACAAAAAAGTTTTCAAACACCCTCTGAGAATCACTGGAATAAAAGCCTTAACTTTCCCTAAAACAGAGACTGAAATATGAACAAATAAACATGAAAATTGATATAATTTAATTATTCAAAAAGTAATTTTTCAGGGTTTCCGCTAAAGTAAAAGGAGATTCTTTAGGAAAGAAGTTTAATTTAATTCCTGTTTCTTCAGATGCTTTTAACCGAGCTTTTTCATAACAATCTGCAAATATTTCTATAAATAGAGGTTGCAAACTAGGACTATCTTCTAATAATAATTCAATACAAATACGTTGCTCTGTAATCGTACTGCGCCAGCTTTCACTACGTTTTTCAGGTTGATATTGCCATTTTAGTAAGTGCATTAATAGCACAATTAAACGGCTCTTTAACTCCCGTTTTTCACTTTTTCCCATGCTTTCAATTTCTTCTATCAGATTTGCTAAATCAATTTCTGCAAATTTCCCTGCTTTTAATTGTTTAGATATTGTTTCTATCCACAGATAAAATCTTGGTCGTAAAGATTATCATTGGTAATGACTGTTGGTTGATGTGTTGTCATAATGATTTCTAACCTCCTGCAATAATCTTATCAGTAAATCATTCTATTGTTTCTCTTTCTTCATAATTCACCTTGATGCTAAAAATATCATTCCCCGGCAGAACCAGGGAACGAGGATAATAATGGTTTTTGTTGTTAGGAAATATTCGCCATATATTTAACTAAATCATCTATTTGCGAAAAATCTAATAATTCTTCGGCTAAATCTTCCAGTTGAGTTAATCCCAAATTAGGAAGTTGCTGTTCTATTCTGGCTGGAATATTCCCAAAGCGGCGTTTTAACATACGGAGAATCAATTCTAGTGCTTCTCTTCTTTTGCCTTTTTGCTCACCTTTTTGCAGAATATCCTGATAAACCCAAGATTCTTCCATAATGTCCTCCTGAAACAGTTGATTAAGTAGATTTCTATTAAATCTTAACCCGGCTAAAAGCTGTGTACAAACGGAAATATTATCTCGTGCTTTCTTGGATTCAATTGTATTTACAGCAGCAGCAACTTGGGTTAAAAGATTTTCGGGTGAGTCGCTTTTTGCTAAAGTTGCTAATGGTAATAGTGCGGGGTTAGCCAGTAGTGACGCTGCTTCCTCTTCCCACATCCGTATAACTCTATATTTGTGGATGGTGTTTGTGTCTACATATTGACTATTAAACACCATTTCGGAAGTTGTGGCTTGCAGAAAAATCACGACTTGCTGAATTTCACACCAATATTGACGTTTTAAGCGATAAACCACCTAACGCAAAAATCTCTCAAACCCTTATTCCTCTGTGTCCTCTGCGCCTCCGTGGTTCGTTAATCAGGATAATTTATTTCTTGGAAGTCCCTCTAAATCTTTTCTAACTCGAAAGCGATGTTCAGTAACAGAACTATACCAACTTCCTTTCATCATTTCGGGAGCATCAGCTTGAACGGTTAACTTGAGTAAGTGAGCAATTAAGATGGTTAAATTACTCAAAAATGAGCGTTTTTCTGATTTTCCTATATCTTCTAATTCTAAAAGCAAATGTTCCCAATCAATATCATTAAAATCTTGTTGTTTGATTTTTTTAATGATAGTTTCTCGCCAAACATTAAAATCTCGTTCATAGAGTTGATTGTTCATAATCCTCCTGCAAAAGTTAACTCTTATTTTAATTTAGTTAGGACTTACGCACAAGTTACGGAATAAACGAACCACAGAGGCACAGAGAACACAGAGAAATAAGAGTTTGATAGGTTTTTTGCGTAAGTCCTATTAGTTTAAAAATATTTACCCGGATTATAAAAAGCCAAATTTAATAAAATTTAACCAAAACTGGGAATAATACCCACAAATAAGTGTAAAATCTAATAGATAATCTCTTGCGGATGCGATTATGTCACCAGACTACTCCGGTCAAAATCTCCGAGGATGCTCTTTTAAAGGTCAAAACCTGACAGGTGCTAATTTTAGCAAAGCTGATATTAGAGGAGCAAATTTTACCAATGCTATCCTTAAAGGTGCTGACTTTACTGGTGCTAAAGCTGGACTAAAGAAGCGTTGGGTAATTGTTTTGCTCATAGTGACATTTATACTGTCAGTGATATCGAGTTTGTTTTCCACAGTTATTGGTGTATTGTTATGGTATGCTTTGAACTATAAAGATGGAAGTATTATTTCTGGTATAGTCGCACTAATTACGTTAGTTATTTTGTGTATTATTACTGTCCGTAAAGGTTTATTGGCAGGGTTAGGAATGGTCGCCATCGCCTTTGCCATCTTCTCCGTTTCAGCCGTTACTTTTTCCTCATCCGTACAAGGAATTACAATTGGCTCACTTGTGGTTGCTTTCACTGGTGTTATTACTTCATCTGTAACCTTCACCTTTTTCTTCTCATTCGCTTTCACTATTGTCTTTGCTGTTGCTTTGACTATTTTCTTTGCCTTTGGCTTTGCTATTACCTTCAAAATTTTCTTACATTCTGCTGTTGCTGTTGTTTTCCCCGTCGCTGTAGTTTTTATATTTTTTAGCGTTTACATTTGCTGGCGTAGTTTTAAAGGGGA
The DNA window shown above is from Anabaena sp. WA102 and carries:
- a CDS encoding vWA domain-containing protein, whose translation is MKVNLQLALNDAGIDANQTSTQRQLVVSVSASGETIDRTVPLNLCLILDHSGSMMGKSLETVKNAACLLVDRLTPEYRLSVVVFDHRAKVLVPNQLISDRQHIKKQIMQLKADGGTAIDEGLRLGIEELAKGKHDTVSQAFLLTDGENEHGDNDRCLKFAQLAASYNLTLNTLGFGDNWNDKVLEKIADAGMGTLSYIQHPDQAVSEFGRLFSRMQTVGLTNAQLLLSLMPNVRLAELKPIAQVSPDTIELPVQPESDGRLVVRLGDLMKDGERVVLVNIYVGQLPEGKQAIANVQVRYDDPAHNQIGLYSPNLPIYAHVTREYQPAPNPQVQRSVLALAKYRQTQLAETKLQQGDRAGAATMLQTAAKTALQMGDASAATVLQVSATRLQAGEQLSESDRKKTRIVSKTVLQDASPQ
- a CDS encoding DUF4351 domain-containing protein translates to MVYRLKRQYWCEIQQVVIFLQATTSEMVFNSQYVDTNTIHKYRVIRMWEEEAASLLANPALLPLATLAKSDSPENLLTQVAAAVNTIESKKARDNISVCTQLLAGLRFNRNLLNQLFQEDIMEESWVYQDILQKGEQKGKRREALELILRMLKRRFGNIPARIEQQLPNLGLTQLEDLAEELLDFSQIDDLVKYMANIS
- a CDS encoding DUF29 domain-containing protein, with the protein product MNNQLYERDFNVWRETIIKKIKQQDFNDIDWEHLLLELEDIGKSEKRSFLSNLTILIAHLLKLTVQADAPEMMKGSWYSSVTEHRFRVRKDLEGLPRNKLS